A single genomic interval of Streptomyces sp. NBC_00663 harbors:
- a CDS encoding tetratricopeptide repeat protein, with product MNTEHGPGPSASGERAIAAGESIGVAVSGDNARVVVLPAAAVHWARTVEAPAGAGFLPGSASGVFVGREDELAELRSLLTGGGTAAVTQQTAVRAIHGLGGVGKSTLALQYAARYRDAYTLVWWITAETAESIVTGLGGLAMALCPQWAGAAGPDERAAWALLWLQEHAGWLLVFDNVEDPGVLKPYVGTLHRGHHLATSRKATGWHAVAPSMALGLLPLEEAVDLLTRLAFLGRAPTHEEWGAATELARVLGCLPLALEQAGAYVYETGAGLEEYRRSLGLVLDEVSAGIDPERTIARIWDQTLGAISGRDPSAVRLLEAMAWMAPDDIPRGLLKPLARDAVALNRALGVLHSYNMVGFSGQRFVSVHRLVQTVLRGRAEGRLDAEHVLQEAVLSLGEDDASDADQWQEVLPHIDALAESSPPHSVPSQEMAHAYLAAAQFLFHQQRDAQTVVLRQLVLAQCEQDFGDTAMATLIARCDLGSAYGEAGDLDRAVPLLEAVLAQYESALGDTHRNTLTCRNNLGIAYVEAGDPDRAIPLLEATLALLEESLGLMDPLSLTCRNNLALAFSAALALDRAVPLLEATLARLEETLGLMDPLSLTCRNNLGVAYVRGGDLDRGIPVLEAVLAQHESVFGGTHPKTEATRTTLAQARQAAQPPD from the coding sequence GTGAACACCGAGCACGGTCCGGGTCCCTCGGCGTCCGGGGAACGGGCCATCGCGGCCGGCGAGTCGATCGGCGTCGCCGTCAGCGGGGACAACGCGCGTGTCGTCGTCCTGCCGGCGGCGGCCGTCCACTGGGCGCGGACGGTGGAGGCACCGGCGGGGGCGGGGTTTCTGCCCGGATCGGCGTCCGGGGTGTTCGTGGGCCGGGAGGACGAACTGGCCGAACTTCGCTCGCTGTTGACCGGTGGCGGTACGGCGGCGGTGACCCAGCAGACGGCCGTGCGGGCGATCCACGGCCTGGGCGGCGTCGGCAAGAGCACGCTGGCCTTGCAGTACGCCGCGCGCTATCGGGACGCGTACACGCTGGTGTGGTGGATCACCGCGGAGACGGCCGAGTCGATCGTCACGGGCCTTGGCGGGCTGGCCATGGCGTTGTGCCCGCAGTGGGCGGGGGCGGCCGGGCCGGACGAGCGGGCCGCGTGGGCGCTGCTGTGGTTGCAGGAGCACGCGGGGTGGTTGCTGGTCTTCGACAACGTCGAGGATCCGGGGGTGCTGAAGCCGTACGTGGGGACACTGCACCGGGGCCACCATCTGGCGACGAGCCGTAAGGCCACGGGCTGGCACGCGGTGGCTCCGTCCATGGCGCTGGGGCTGCTGCCGTTGGAGGAGGCCGTCGATCTGCTGACCCGGCTCGCGTTTTTGGGCCGGGCTCCGACCCATGAGGAGTGGGGTGCGGCGACGGAGTTGGCGCGGGTGCTCGGGTGTCTGCCGCTGGCCTTGGAGCAGGCGGGTGCGTATGTGTACGAGACCGGGGCCGGGTTGGAGGAGTATCGGCGGTCGCTGGGACTCGTGTTGGACGAGGTGAGCGCGGGGATCGATCCGGAGCGGACGATCGCGAGGATCTGGGACCAGACACTGGGGGCGATCTCGGGGCGGGATCCGTCGGCGGTGCGGTTGTTGGAGGCTATGGCCTGGATGGCGCCGGATGATATTCCGCGGGGGTTGTTGAAGCCGTTGGCGCGGGACGCGGTGGCGTTGAACCGGGCGCTCGGGGTGCTGCACTCGTACAACATGGTGGGGTTCAGCGGGCAGCGGTTCGTGAGTGTGCATCGGTTGGTGCAGACGGTTTTGCGGGGGCGGGCTGAAGGGCGGCTGGATGCCGAGCACGTGCTTCAGGAAGCCGTGCTGTCGCTCGGCGAGGACGACGCTTCCGACGCGGACCAGTGGCAGGAGGTCCTCCCCCACATCGACGCGCTGGCCGAGAGCAGCCCGCCCCACAGCGTCCCGTCCCAGGAGATGGCCCACGCCTACCTCGCAGCCGCCCAGTTCCTGTTCCACCAGCAGCGCGATGCCCAGACCGTCGTCTTGCGTCAGCTGGTCCTCGCCCAATGCGAGCAGGACTTCGGTGACACAGCCATGGCAACCCTCATCGCCCGCTGCGACCTCGGCAGCGCCTATGGCGAAGCCGGGGACCTGGACCGGGCCGTCCCCCTCCTGGAAGCCGTCCTCGCGCAGTACGAATCAGCTCTTGGGGACACTCACCGGAACACCCTGACCTGCCGCAACAACCTCGGTATCGCCTACGTCGAGGCCGGAGACCCGGACCGGGCGATCCCCCTTCTGGAGGCCACCCTCGCCCTGCTGGAAGAATCCCTCGGCCTCATGGACCCGCTCAGCCTCACCTGCCGCAACAACCTCGCCCTCGCCTTCTCCGCAGCCCTGGCCCTGGATCGAGCCGTCCCTCTCCTGGAGGCCACGCTCGCCCGTCTCGAAGAAACCCTGGGCCTCATGGACCCGCTCAGCCTCACCTGCCGCAACAACCTCGGCGTCGCCTACGTCCGGGGCGGGGACCTGGACCGAGGCATCCCCGTCCTGGAAGCCGTCCTCGCCCAACACGAATCTGTTTTCGGTGGGACCCACCCCAAGACCGAGGCCACCCGCACAACCCTCGCCCAGGCCCGCCAAGCCGCCCAACCCCCCGACTAA
- a CDS encoding glutathione peroxidase, giving the protein MTTADSNSPASPLSVEIGTLQGGAADLSQYAGQAVLIVNVASKCGLTPQYTGLENLQKQYADQGFTVLGVPCNQFLGQEPGSAEEIAEFCSATYGVTFPLTEKVEVNGEGRHELYDRLVGFADGEGHTGDIRWNFEKFLIGRDGTVVARFSPQTEPEAAELVAALEAQLAG; this is encoded by the coding sequence ATGACCACTGCTGACAGCAACTCCCCCGCCTCCCCCCTCTCCGTCGAGATCGGCACCCTCCAGGGCGGCGCCGCCGACCTTTCCCAGTACGCCGGCCAGGCCGTGCTGATCGTGAACGTGGCCTCCAAGTGCGGGCTGACCCCGCAGTACACGGGCCTGGAGAACCTCCAGAAGCAGTACGCCGACCAGGGCTTCACCGTCCTCGGCGTCCCCTGCAACCAGTTCCTCGGCCAGGAGCCCGGCAGCGCCGAGGAGATCGCGGAGTTCTGCTCGGCGACGTACGGCGTGACCTTCCCGCTGACCGAGAAGGTCGAGGTGAACGGCGAGGGCCGGCACGAGCTGTACGACCGCCTTGTCGGCTTCGCCGACGGCGAGGGGCACACCGGTGACATCCGCTGGAACTTCGAGAAGTTCCTCATCGGCCGCGACGGCACCGTCGTAGCCCGCTTCTCCCCGCAGACCGAGCCGGAGGCGGCCGAGCTGGTCGCTGCCCTTGAGGCGCAGCTCGCCGGTTGA
- a CDS encoding MarR family winged helix-turn-helix transcriptional regulator, translating into MPNPPTTPVGHPLGIVPALVRSAFLINAVYADSSRAFHLTPQQGQLLCVLMSHPQGMTELGETLGLAKSSLTGLVDRTVQRGLVRREPDPRDRRAVRVRLTDEGARIAAEFYEETCRRVDALPAHLTPAERDRLAALLSRVVLDNKVPEVFSEPDSAP; encoded by the coding sequence ATGCCCAACCCACCCACCACCCCCGTCGGCCACCCCCTGGGCATAGTCCCCGCCCTGGTCCGTTCCGCGTTCCTCATCAACGCCGTGTACGCCGACTCCAGTCGTGCCTTTCACCTCACCCCGCAGCAGGGCCAGCTCCTCTGTGTCCTGATGTCGCATCCTCAGGGCATGACCGAGCTCGGTGAAACCCTCGGCCTCGCCAAGTCCAGCCTCACCGGGCTCGTCGACCGGACCGTGCAGCGAGGTCTCGTCCGGCGGGAACCCGACCCCCGTGACCGTCGCGCCGTACGGGTCCGGCTGACGGACGAAGGGGCCCGGATCGCCGCGGAGTTCTACGAGGAGACCTGCCGCCGCGTCGACGCGCTGCCCGCCCACCTCACCCCCGCCGAACGCGACCGCCTCGCCGCCCTGCTCTCCCGTGTCGTCCTCGACAACAAGGTCCCCGAGGTGTTCAGCGAGCCCGACTCGGCTCCATAG
- a CDS encoding MerR family transcriptional regulator, with protein sequence MTDHDPTHDDPTHDDLLTIGAFGARARLSAKALRLYDRLGLLTPAHVDEASGYRYYRAGQVERARLVAMLRQLDMPLARIAEVVEAGGVAGADVLAAYWAGVETRLAGQRTLAEYLRGRLSGRSSEMYGKFVVETVELPEQVVITEKRHTLADELPAWIGASLGRLEEAARECGGVTAAPFVLYESEVSMESDGPAESCVPVADEAAARAWAAERGRAWETAVRVEPAQRFAYTRITKAQVAHPQIVAAFEAVEEWIAGQGLEQAGPCREIYFADWDAAGPEDPVCDVAFPVR encoded by the coding sequence GTGACCGACCACGACCCGACCCACGACGACCCGACCCACGACGACCTGCTCACCATCGGCGCGTTCGGCGCGCGGGCCCGGCTCTCGGCCAAGGCCCTGCGGCTGTACGACCGGCTCGGGCTGCTGACCCCGGCGCATGTCGACGAGGCCAGCGGTTACCGCTACTACCGGGCCGGTCAGGTGGAACGCGCCCGGCTGGTGGCGATGCTGCGGCAGCTCGACATGCCGCTGGCGCGGATCGCCGAGGTGGTCGAGGCGGGCGGGGTCGCGGGCGCGGACGTGCTGGCCGCGTACTGGGCCGGGGTGGAGACCCGGCTGGCCGGGCAGCGGACGCTCGCCGAGTACCTCCGTGGACGACTGTCGGGGAGGAGCTCCGAGATGTACGGGAAGTTCGTGGTGGAGACGGTGGAGCTGCCGGAGCAGGTGGTGATCACCGAGAAGCGGCACACGCTGGCCGATGAGCTGCCGGCGTGGATCGGGGCGTCGCTGGGGCGCCTGGAGGAGGCCGCGCGGGAGTGCGGGGGCGTGACGGCGGCGCCGTTCGTGCTCTATGAGTCCGAGGTCTCCATGGAGAGCGACGGCCCCGCCGAGTCCTGTGTGCCCGTCGCCGACGAGGCCGCGGCCCGGGCGTGGGCGGCGGAGCGCGGACGGGCCTGGGAGACGGCGGTACGGGTGGAGCCCGCCCAGCGGTTCGCGTACACCCGTATCACCAAGGCCCAGGTGGCCCATCCGCAGATCGTGGCCGCCTTCGAGGCGGTGGAGGAGTGGATCGCCGGGCAGGGCCTGGAGCAGGCGGGGCCCTGCCGGGAGATCTACTTCGCGGACTGGGACGCGGCGGGGCCCGAGGACCCCGTCTGCGACGTCGCCTTCCCGGTCAGGTAG
- a CDS encoding ArsR/SmtB family transcription factor, whose amino-acid sequence MGLWLIGTDTLARSRFLLSPFAETFACLKLLHAGTAAHPGEEAWLRAHLPGYRAFLAADPVAGPLVDAALRSWIADFVCPTPVAGESFEATVARVRAAGSDAARANLRVSLAGPLPALLDRDDLPERATALLTHVWAETVRPYWDRRRRILEADVVARTAQVSHGGWAAVLDSLRPWTRWLGESRFQVNPHAYPPREIASGAELAFVPVTTGNGWVSWEGRERYAVVYPCLGVLAEDHDRRPVPAGLGALVGTARAGLLVLLGTPLSTTQLVAVTGQALGSVGRHLRVLRDAGLVERRRAGRSVLYERTAAGTVLVEASRRPDTYRS is encoded by the coding sequence ATGGGCCTGTGGCTGATCGGCACCGACACCCTCGCCCGCAGCCGGTTCCTGCTCTCCCCGTTCGCCGAGACGTTCGCGTGTCTGAAGCTGCTGCACGCCGGGACCGCCGCCCACCCGGGCGAGGAGGCCTGGCTGCGCGCGCATCTGCCGGGTTACCGCGCGTTCCTCGCCGCCGACCCGGTGGCCGGCCCGCTCGTCGACGCCGCGCTCAGGTCCTGGATCGCCGACTTCGTCTGCCCCACCCCGGTCGCCGGGGAGAGCTTCGAGGCGACCGTGGCCCGGGTGCGGGCGGCCGGCTCCGACGCGGCCCGCGCGAACCTCCGTGTCTCCCTCGCCGGACCGCTCCCCGCGCTCCTGGACCGGGACGACCTGCCCGAGCGGGCGACCGCGCTCCTCACCCATGTCTGGGCGGAGACCGTACGGCCGTACTGGGACCGCCGGCGGCGCATTCTGGAGGCCGACGTGGTCGCCCGGACCGCGCAGGTCAGCCACGGCGGCTGGGCGGCCGTACTGGACTCGCTGCGGCCCTGGACCCGCTGGCTCGGGGAGAGCCGGTTCCAGGTCAACCCGCACGCCTATCCGCCGCGGGAGATCGCCTCCGGCGCCGAGCTGGCCTTCGTCCCGGTGACGACGGGCAACGGCTGGGTGTCGTGGGAGGGGCGGGAGCGGTACGCCGTCGTCTACCCGTGTCTCGGGGTGCTCGCCGAGGACCACGACCGGCGGCCCGTTCCGGCGGGGCTCGGGGCGCTCGTCGGGACCGCGCGGGCCGGCCTGCTGGTGCTGCTGGGGACGCCCCTGAGCACCACGCAGCTGGTCGCGGTCACCGGGCAGGCGCTCGGGTCGGTGGGCCGGCATCTGCGGGTGCTGCGGGACGCCGGGCTGGTGGAGCGGCGGCGGGCGGGGCGGTCGGTGCTGTACGAGCGGACGGCGGCCGGGACCGTGCTCGTGGAGGCCTCACGTCGGCCCGACACTTACCGGAGTTAG
- a CDS encoding MFS transporter, whose product MRSYRQLFRTPEFTPFFLSYAAFNAALTIGGLSLATLVYRATESPLLSALSMFGPQLAQVLGATFLLSGADRLRPRSTLAGTGLAYAALTALLALPALPVGAVFVVVLAQGLIASLGGGVTGGLLNEILPKSGFVLGRSVFNMASGLMQVLGFALGGGLLALLSPRTCLLLAATLYALQALGYRLGLTDRPARAKGRLSVRATWHTNAVLWSSRPRRLTYLGLWIPNGLVVGCDSLYVSYAPDAAGVLFASGALGMFAGDVVVGRFVPPALRPRLATPLLLLLATPYLIFALHPPIPLAAVAVCLSNVGFAASLVQQERLMSLTPDDMAGHALGLRSSGMLTMQGVAAALAGTVAQVTSPAAAMAMTAGLSVLVTLTLVAAGRREVSAAAMEPSRAR is encoded by the coding sequence ATGCGCAGTTACCGACAGCTGTTCCGCACCCCGGAGTTCACCCCCTTCTTCCTCTCCTACGCCGCCTTCAACGCGGCCCTGACGATCGGCGGGCTCTCGCTCGCCACGCTGGTCTACCGGGCCACCGAATCGCCGCTGCTGTCGGCGCTGAGCATGTTCGGGCCGCAGCTGGCGCAGGTGCTGGGCGCGACCTTCCTGCTCTCGGGCGCCGACCGGCTGCGCCCCCGGTCGACGCTGGCCGGCACGGGTCTCGCCTACGCGGCCCTCACGGCGCTGCTCGCGCTGCCCGCACTCCCGGTCGGGGCGGTCTTCGTCGTCGTCCTCGCCCAGGGCCTGATCGCGTCGCTGGGCGGCGGAGTGACCGGCGGCCTGCTCAACGAGATCCTGCCCAAGTCCGGTTTCGTACTGGGGCGTTCGGTGTTCAACATGGCCTCCGGACTGATGCAGGTCCTCGGCTTCGCGCTGGGCGGCGGACTGCTGGCGCTGCTGTCACCCCGCACCTGCCTTCTCCTCGCGGCGACCCTCTACGCGCTCCAGGCCCTGGGCTACCGCCTGGGCCTGACCGACCGCCCCGCCCGCGCCAAGGGCCGCCTCTCGGTCCGGGCGACCTGGCACACCAACGCCGTCCTGTGGTCCTCACGCCCTCGCCGCCTCACCTACCTGGGCCTGTGGATCCCCAACGGCCTGGTGGTCGGCTGCGACTCCCTCTACGTCTCCTACGCCCCCGACGCCGCCGGTGTGCTGTTCGCGAGCGGGGCGCTGGGGATGTTCGCCGGGGATGTGGTGGTCGGCCGTTTCGTACCGCCCGCCCTGCGTCCCCGCCTTGCCACCCCGCTGCTCCTGCTGCTGGCGACGCCGTACCTGATCTTCGCCCTGCACCCGCCGATCCCCCTGGCCGCGGTGGCCGTCTGCCTCTCCAACGTCGGGTTCGCCGCGAGCCTGGTCCAGCAGGAGCGGCTGATGTCCCTCACCCCCGACGACATGGCGGGCCATGCCCTGGGCCTGCGGTCCTCCGGGATGCTCACGATGCAGGGCGTGGCGGCGGCCCTCGCGGGCACGGTGGCCCAGGTGACGTCCCCGGCGGCGGCGATGGCTATGACGGCGGGCCTGTCGGTACTGGTGACCTTGACGCTGGTGGCGGCCGGCCGACGGGAGGTGTCCGCGGCGGCTATGGAGCCGAGTCGGGCTCGCTGA